The genomic region TGTATGACTGTTTATGCTGATACAAGGCCTCTACTGATTGGATGATCATTGGAAAATGTTGTCCCAATTCCACTGGATTCTATCTGGGAGAGATCCACGTTTGTTTTTGCTGAAAATTGGTTACATTGATACAAGTTCTTGCTGCTCAGAAAGACCTTTATTACAACCTGCTCCGGTCCAACAGGCTTCTCCCTAAATGCCTTCTTTTCGAATCATACTGGGCATTGTTGACATTAATGCAGGCCTTCACTCCAATATCTGAATTCATGAGTTCTCCCTTAAATACTATATTTGAAAGCTCTATAGCTAGCATTTAGGCTCTTGATCTTCCTCATTGTAGCGTGGTATACCCTCAAACCCCTGTTTTGCTTTGTTTGTTTTAATCTCtatcaaaaaaaaagaaaaaaaaaactgtttCCATGCATACATGCATTTTTTTAAGCAAACTAATATTTTCTAACAGGAATAAAATGTGATATTTACAGATATCAGACATGTTAAGCTAGAATATTATAACATAAAGAATAGCAAGACTTTGTTCAACTTCAAGACATTCATCAAGGAACTCTAAgtgttttgtatttttttttctgtcaaatatatataaaatgtacaaCTTTATCTTTGTTATTAATTCAGTCATTTTAGTTTAATTACTACTCATTACTATAATATAAACTGTCCaagaactatatatatacatatatattgttaaGAAAACAGTTTTTAGATGAAGAGAGATTGATTATCATTGATTGATTGTGTAATTACATTGTGATTGCTTTATACACAGCTGAATCACGATTTACATTAGCTAACAACTAACTGATCTTCCCGTCAATCCTAACAGCTTTTCTAACAGACTTTGACTGGGCTGGGCTTCAGCTAACAGACTCTCTTCCATCTTGGGCTTCTCTTCGGCCCACAATGTAAAACGGTACACTTTGCACCTTCTTCTTCATTTCGTTTTGACCGTTGGAGAGAGCTTTGAATTGCTCTTCTCAACACCCCTCCTCAATTCAATGCTTTTTATGTCACTATTTTTATCCATTTGAAAAAGTCTCTTTATAATCCACACCAGCTTTCTGCTTAAAACCTTTAGCCACTAACCTTGCTTTATATCTGTCTACCTCACCATTTGCATGATATTTCACTCTAAATATCCATTTGCAGCCAATCGATTTCTTAGAAGGAGGTAATTGCACTATATCCCATGTATGATTGTTTTGTAATGCCTGCAACTCCAAATTCATGGCATCAACCCACACTGGATCCTTTGCAGCCTCTTTGTAAAAGACAGGCTCAGGAATGCTATCTATTTTAGTAAGATAGACTTGATAGGCTGGCATAAGATGTGAATACTGAATAGACTGGTGAATAGGATAAACACAAACTGTTGTGTAGTCCTTCATCCACACTGGTGGATTGACAACCCTTCTTGATCTGACTGGTGCAGGCATTGGAACATCTGGTGCAACTGAAACAGGCACAACAATATGCAATGGAACAGAATCATATAACTCATGTGTGATAGGAATCTCAGTAGAATGTGAATGAAGTGAATGATCAAGAGACAATGATGGACAATCAGCAGAATCATGATCAATGAGGGAAAGAGAATGATCATGATGGAATGAAACAGAACCTGTTTGTGCAAAAGGAAAAACAGATTCATGAAAGGTAACATCCCTATTGATTATGAATTCTCTCTTGTCTGTGTTATATAGAATGTAACCCACCTGCCCAATAGGATACCCCATAAACACATAAGAATCTGATCTAGGAGCAAACTTATCAGTGATCAATGGTGATTTAGCATAATCTAAACAACCAAAGACTCTGATATGTGTCAAATCCGGCTGCTTGTTATACAGTTTGAAATATGGTGTTTTGTATTGAAGAGGCCGTAAAGGGGTCCTATTGATCAAATAGACAGCAGTTAACACACATTCACCCCAAAACCTAATAGGCATAGAAGAATGAAATCTAAGAGCCCTTGCTACCTCCAGAATATGCCTATATTTTCTTTCAACAACATCATTCTGCTGTGGATTGTATGGACATGTTTTCTGATGCACTATACCATTGCTTGTAAACAAATCATGGCATTGGTGATTCACAAATTCAGTACCATTATCAGTTCTAAAAATCTTGACAGTTTTGTGAAACTGAGTTTGAACAAACTGAATAAACTGTCTTATGAATCTAATAGTGTCAACCTTAGATTGCATTAGGAACAGCTTGGTAAACCTAGAATAGTCATCCACTATTGTTAAGAAGTACTTGTGACCCTGATGAGTTGGAGCGTTATAAGGACCCCAAACATCCATATGTACCAAATCAAACATAGATACAAAAACAGTAGTACTGTGCTGAAATGGCAACTTGTGTTGTTTAGCCTGAGCACAAACAGTACAGTGGGATATGTCCTCCTTATTTATACACAAATTTTGAGAAGTCATCAAAGTAGACAAAAACTTATGACTAATATGGCCTAATCTGTGATGCCATAATTGGAAATCACTAGGAATAGAAACTGAACTATGATTAACAAGATGAGATGATGTATGATGTTGAGTAGACTATGATGGGAAGTAGTAAAGGCCTTGCTTCATTTTACCAATCCCTTATACCATCCCAGTTGAGATGTCCTGCATGAGACAAAAGTCGGGATAAAATGAAACAAAGCAATTTGAATCTTTTGTGATCTTATGAACACTCAACAAATTATTTTTGAAACTAGGAATAAGAAGGACATTTTTTAGAGACAGATTGGTTGAGATACTGAGATTCCCTGTATGAGTAATGGATGCATGATTTCCATTTGGCAGGTGAACAAGCTGAGACAAGGATGAGACACTATGCATACCAATGACATTATATGTCATATGGTTTGTGGTACCACTATCAATAATCCAAGTTCTGTGAGAAAGAATACCTGAATTAGATGTAGAAGGCCTTGTATGCTGAGAAGAAGGATCAGCAATGTGAGAAGAAGCAGCAAAAGGAGCAGCATTGGTCATGGCAGCAGAAGGATCAGCAGTGGAAAGCAACCTCATGATTTGAGCATATTGAGCCGGAGTGAATGTTGGAGCAGGAGAAAAAACATCTGCTGTACTGGTAGACACAGGTTTGACAATAATTTTAGAATCTTGAGCAGCATTGTGTGCTTGTGTTTTTCCTTTTGTGAACTTAAAATCTTTTGGAAAATCATGAAGCTTATAGCACTCTGACCTTTTATGACCTCGTATACCACAATGATCACAATTACTCTGAAATTTCTTCTTAGGAACAGATGAAGAACTAGATGCAGCATAGTACATAGCATCAATTGTAAGTGTAGAAATAGTGGATTGAGAAGAATGTCCTCGTTGAGCTTCTTCTTGGATCAGCAAATTATAACATTCAGTGAGAGGAGGAAGATTCATTAAATTGATTTGACCTCTAATTGCAAGATAAGAGTCATTAAGCCCCATCAAGAACTCATAGAAGTTGACATCCTCGAAATAAGCATGAATAATAGCAAGAGAGGCAGGATCCGGAATTTTGAGATCAATTATACTGTCCAACTCAGCCCATAGTGAACGAAAATTGTTGAAATAGGTAGAAATTGAATCACTACCGACGGAGAGCAAATATCTGTACCCGAGGAGCTCTCTGAAAATGGGATTTGAGATCAGACCAGGCAGCAGAAGCATTCGTGAAGTAACGGATTGTCCGAGCTAAGTCCTTGTGAACAGAGCAAAACAGCCAGGATAAAACGAGAGCATTAGCACAATCCCATTGATCGTGATTACGTGAATGAAAGTCTTCCTTCCTACAGGTACCATTCAAAAATCCAATCTTGTGCTTTGTAAGAACAAAACTGTAAACATTTCTGCTCCAATCACCGTAGATTTCCACGCCAGTGAGAAGCTCATCAACCTGAATTGAAAGTGAACTGTCTGTAGGATGAAGATAAAGCTGATGACCGAATGTTATCTCAATAATATTGTCACCAGAAACAGAGGATGAAGTCACCATTGAAGACGAAGCTCAAAACAGAGCAGAGTAGAAATGGCGAAAAAAAATGCAGAAATCGGTTAAGCTCTGATAACCATGTTAAGAAAACAGTTTTTAGATGAAGAGAGATTGATTATCATTGATTGATTGTGTAATTACATTGTGATTGCTTTATACACAGCTGAATCACGATTCACATTAGCTAACAACTAACTGATCTTCCCGCCAATCCTAACAGCTTTTCTAATAGATTTTGACTGGACTGGACTTCAGCTAACAGACTCTCTTCCATCTTGGGCTTTTCTTCGGCCCACAATGTAAAACGGTACACTTTGTACCTTCTTCTTCATTTCGTTTTTGACCGTTGGAGAGAGCTTTGAATTGCTCttctcaacatatatatatatatatatattcccaaCACTGATGTTGTTTAACGTAGCTCTCTGAAAATAAAATTGATATCTCATCCGATGATTAATATATCTCCATAATAACTTCTCATAAAATCATTATTTCAGTAATTGTACTAATATGGGAGTAATTTAAAGTTTCTTATGTGAATcatctttattatattattattattatgattattacaaatattatattatattaatgaaAGCATCGTACACATGAGTTATTTATTTAGCTCAGTgtcatataatttatttattaataaactcACCGATTCATGCACCACTAATTATCAATATATAACACACCAACCAGAAGAAAATAAACAAATTCATCCAACAtggtattatttttatcaataatcaGGGTTTACTTCATAAAATAAATACTGAAATGAAGATTAATTAAATTATCTTCCTTTCACATACCAATGTATAACTTATTTCTTCTACATCATTTGGTAAGGTCTTTTGGTTCTTGGAAAAGATCACAaagttaaaaatgattaataacaaGCCAGGAATCATATATACTCTTCTTCAAATACTATATATGATAGGAAAAAGGAATCACCAAATAATCATCAAGTAACAATTAATTTACATGTCACAGTTGATATACCTTACTATAACAAAAGAACCTCTTGGCTAACATGAAAAATTAGAAAATTTCGTTTTATATCCCGGAGCAACGTAAGAATAAtacattagtatatatatataagatctcaGGGCCGTCTTGGATATTTTGGAGACTCTTAACGAAAATTAAAATAGGGTCCTTATCGCTTAAAAATTTTCTTTATATCAGAACATTCTTTGAAACAAATTCATCCATCAAATTATCGATTGTATAAAATAAGCAAAAAGAACCGTTGCAATAGAAGTTGAAGATCACATTACTAAGGAAATTTTGTTCAAACCAAACAAACATAGAAACACCCCTATATATTCAATTAATAATGGAtcctaattttttttaatattgaattttataaaaaaaaatggtaTATCAATCAAAAAAATTATAAGAATTTGTAGAATTCAGTTGTAGCCCCCATAAATATttctttttaaaattaaaaaacaaaTGATGTTTAACAATAAAGAAATTATTGAGATTAATAAAGTACATAAAATCCCTCAAATTCTTTATTTTAATATTAGAAAAAAAATTAAACCCTCCCGAAAAGGGAATCCATGTGCAACCGCTCATGGTACACATGCCCATGAGCCAGCCCTGTAAGGTCTTTCCAGGCAACTGTCGCCGTATGAAGAGTGGATAACTGATCATAGAATTTATACTATTCGTAGAGGTTTGGAAGCTAACCTCCGAGCTATTAGTTAAAGGACGCGAGGCGTTAAAAACCGCGAAAATGCTATTGATTTTTGCATATTTGATATATTGAGCTTAAGCATTTCAAAATTTTATCACTTGTATCCAGGGAGAATAGAATAGTATcataaaataaaaaacaaaaagagAGAGAATAGAATAATATCGATATATATAGTAATTAGGTGAGTTGTTCAGATAATTGATTTTGATCTAACAATAAACTTCTAAGAAAAAAAATTAAGTATTTAGTTTAAGGTCCTTTAACAAAGACTACCTTTGTTCAGGCCCAACTTTAAGCCCATTACATGCAAAACTATTCAATGGAGAACGTTATTGCCTTATTGGTCTTTCTCAAGCCCAATTTAGAGtccaataaaaataaataatcagCGACTTTAAACGACGTCGTCCGAGCTCTTAGCTAACTAACTAACTAAACTAACTAACCACCTCTCAAAGAAGCCAACGACCTCTGCACAATGTCATCAACAACCACTACCACCACCGCAGCCGCCGCCGCCGCCACTAAACCACCATCACCACTCATCTATCTAGATCAGAGACTCTCCCACAGCCTTCATACCCTAACCAAACCATTCCTTCCAATCCCTCTCCTCCTCCTCCTCGAATACTCTGCCGATTTCCGCCTCTTCTTCCCGATCTCCCTCGCCCTCCTCCTCGCTCGCACTACTTCCGAATCAGCCGTCGACGTTCACCGTCAATTCCTCTATCCATTCATCGCCGGCCTGCTCCTCGATCTCCCCTTAGTCGGCCTCGTCAAAATCATCTTCCGCCGTTCCCGCCCTCACTACAATCATCAGTCAATGAAAGCCGTTGTCCATGCGGATAGCTATTCCTTCCCCTCCGGTCACGCGTCGAGGGTCTGGTTCGTTGCCACGGCGGTGAATTTTGGCGCGAAAGTGTGGGAATCGGGTTTTGCCATCGAACCGAGAACTGCGGAGGTCGTTGAGTTTGCGTTTTGGGTTTGGGCGGCGGTTACGGCCTTGTCAAGAGTGTTGCTGGGGAGGCATTATTTATTAGACGTCATCTCTGGGGCGTGTTTGGGTGTTGCTGAGGCTGTCGTCGTGTTTCGATTTATAAGATTTTGACTTAGAAGGTTAGAGACACCATTTCCTATATCTTTATTGTGATCACAATTCTTGGATTATATCCCAACAAATGTGggagaattgcatttttgtaatgatGAAACCTTGTATTCAAACATCCGATTTTTTCAACCAGTGCAGTAGAATAGTAGATTATTCAGCTTCTGGGTGTGTATCACTTGATTTATCTATCTATAGACTTGCACAGACCTTCTGTTAATCGAGATTGATATATAAAAATCTAGACTTTGATCTATCGTGGAGGTATGTGTGTTATGCAATCCCAACTAACTTCATTTCTTCAGTTTATCTTTCACATGACGATATCAAAGTCATTTTAGTTTTCTCATTTGTCTACTTATCAGAAATTTTGTCCTTACAATATTGTGTTCGGGCAATTAGATGAACCAGCTCTGTATAGTGTGAATACTCTCATCTTTGAATGAATTAGTTTCATATTCCATAGATCAGTATATAGCAACTGAAATACTTTAGCATCCTTTTATCGGCTCAGCCGATAATTAGTACATGAAATAAGGAGGTTGCCTGGTTGAAACCTAAGTGAACATAGTCAAATTTGTATACATGCTGCTATGTGAGAAGTGTTGTTAATTTTTAACTTTATTTCCAAAGGTATATTGGTGATCTTGTTAAGTTACCTTAAACCCAAATTTGGTAGACGAAAATGGTTGGTAGTTTTTGACCGACAACCCGAATTTGCTAAATTGATATCAGTACCCTTCTATTTTCATTGGATCCCCTATCTTATGATTGCATCTAGAGATATGGTTGTGTTCCGAATTTTCACTAAACCTCCTTTATTTTGTTGAATGTGTTTTATTAATTGCCATAAGACTTAAGTCTTCAAAATTTGAATTGCGCTTTCTAGAAAAGTTGTAGGAAAAGACTGGAATGAATAGGCACTTAAGCTCAATCATTCCCTAAACATGTGCTTTTCTTATGGTAAGCTTTATCGGATAAGGTTTTTGTTGCTCAACTGATTGATTGATTTTGACATTGTAAGTCTTTGCTAAATTGGTGCCTGAGATGGGTTGTTCTTTGTTGCATGACTTCTGTAGTATGAAGTTTTAAGGGATGTGAAACATGGGCAAATAAAAAGCTGTTTAGAACTTTCAACTATTTTTGGAGTTGACGTGCAAACAGACATGTGGTGACTTACAGTATAACGAAGACTCACAAGCAAACACAACCCAACATGATCTTTTCCGATATTTCCTAGTCTGTTTCTTATTACTGTTATCATCTTGTTTCATTTGCTTAAAAATATATATGATCCTGTTTCATGTCTTAATATGTTCAGTGAGCATTAACATTAGAGTTTCATCATTTCCTGTAGAAACTGAAGATGTTCTTTTCCATTTACTAGCTAATTTGCAAATGTCTGTCTACTTTTATTATTGCTTTTAGTGCATAATCTTTATTGATTAGCGTTCCTTTTCTCTTCTTAACTCTTGCTCATGTAGAACTATCATGGGCGGGTCCCTAAAATTACAGTTGACTGGAAATAGAAGAGTTTTTTTTTGGGGATTAGGTTTATTTCTTTTTCGGATGTGGATATGTAGCTGGAGCTTGCCAATTTTGTCTACTCATGGGGACACCCGCTTATGTGTTTTTGGTCATTGCTTTCAATGATCTTAGTTTAAATTCCTGGGAATCTCACTTTCCAGCAGTATGGTGCGAGCTTTGACTGGTGTGGGTTAAAGAAAAAGAGACCTAGCTTAAGCTTTTTTTCTTTGGGAGGATGTTGGCCCGGGTAGAAAAAGATCCAATCATAGGCATATGACATGCGTTTATTAGACAAGAATCACTATTAGAGCTGTTCTGCTTttacaaattaaaacttaatagtcCACTTTTGTGGGCTACAGTCTGAATCCATCATTGCTCTAAATGACATTATGCCACAAGGCAAAAACTAAGTAGGCGAGAAGTTATCTTACATTTGTTTTAAGTAGTTTTTTTATTTCACCATCTCTGTGCATAAGGATATCCTTCTCTTATTTCTCTATAGGCAGAAACAAAATTCCTAGTTTCCGTAGATTCAGTTTATAGAACATGTCTAGATGAATTTCACGCGCAGTAAGAAATACTGCTTCACCGCTTGATAGATTCTGATTGAAAATATTGCACACCATTGTCCAAGCTGCATTTGTATACATCTGTTTCTTACACAAGTATTAATGAGAGATCAAAATGATAGCAACATTTTAGTCTATGCTGTGCTGTTCCTTAGAATTTCAACTGGAAATTAGAAATGCTTTGACTAAAAGCTTTAGCACATGGTCTTAAAATTTACTATTTGGGTAGCTTTTCTGCCTCTTTGTTTGGGATTTCATTCATTTAGATGATTAAGTTTAGACCAGTCAAGGATGCCTATGATTGTGACTCGACTATGGACAAATTCTGAGCCTGTGTGTGGATAATGCTAATCTCATTGTGGTAACAGTCTATTTACTAGCTTGTTGTGAATGCAGCCCCAAGAAAAAAAGTGATGCAAACATGTGAAGCTTACCAGGTAGTAGTAGTATATTTTGTACCACACAATTGAATGACTTTGGGAGCTTGTGGCAATTGGCTAGGTATCTTTCTTTGTATTGGATTTGCTAGATTTTCATTTCAGGGTTTTCGAAAATTTCATTAAGTCTGCCAGTTACTAAACTCAAACATAGGTTACCTAATCTGTGACAGAAGTTAATTGATGGGATAGTTTGCATATTTCAAAAAAAAGTTTTCATTTTTAATTGACCCATTTAGTGGAATATTCCGAAATTCAACTTTTTTATATTATCATCTTTTGAGAAAATTACTCTGAATTAGAGTTTTAGGACCACTTTTGAGGTGGGTTAGGAGTTATAGTAGCAAGCATTGTTGTTGATGATCATCATTGATAATCACTGAAGGAAAACAGAGACCTGAAACAGAGAGAGTGTTCAGAATCAGATTTCAGAAGAAGAAAGAAAGACTGACAACACTGAAAGGGAAATATTGGAAGAGAGTATATACTACTATAGCATCATCGAGACAAGTTAGAAAGAGTACATTCAATACTATTTCTTAGGGCTCTAATTGATGGAGAATACTTACATACATTTCTATACATATTTTACCTACTGTTTTTAATAAAATTACTAAATTATTCCTTTTGTCTCTTTCCTTGTGGTTCTCTTCTCTGAATCTAATATCTGCTTCCCCAAATCCAATTCGTCATCATTTTTTCATCACCAAACTTCACACATAATTAAGCTCAATTAATTAAGCAATATTTCAAAATCATGTCTCCTTCTCATGACAATAATTTTGATTTATACAGATAAATCAAAAGATCAGTCCtagaaaaattatatctaaaatcaacaaaatccaaaaaaaaaaatcattgttGGATCCTCTGTAATTGAAACGATTGTGCATTGTAGTCATGGTTGAAGAGGCGGTCAAACGGTGACCTATGGTCAGGAATGAATATCGAAGTCGGAAACAAAGTTAgtttcttttataaaaatatataaatttcttCATTTCTAATCTGGATATCAAGTGTTAATGCCGATTTTGTTGAATACCTGATCTGGGTATTCTGAATTTGTCAAATACAACCTCCACACAAGATGAACCGCCCATAACCAAACACATTTCCTCCACCATAATAGATTGTTTCTGCCTTATTTTGCTGGGAAACATAATTTTGTTTCTTCATTTTTAATCCTAATTTAACAATAAAACCAAATTTATCATATAACTAATAAATAGAATTCCGGTGACTCATGAGTCATGAGGATGAGGATTGAGGTGATAAGAGAGTTTGATTTTGGATATATTTGATTAATTGCTTtctggttaattattttaaaataattgATGATCACTAGAGCGATTTGTGTTGACAATGGAACTTTTAGGAGATCATGGAGATCAAGTAAAAAAAGAGAGAAATGAGAAAAGGCGGACGATACAGATTGTGTGAGAGATGAGGGTAGTTTAGATATTTTAAAGTTCTAGGTGACTGAGCTGGCTTCCAAGTCACACAAAATTACAATTGTCAGCCTTTAAATGGAAGAACAGTAGGTGAGGTATGGATAGAAATGTACGCAAGTTTTCTCCTAATTGATTTCATTGCCCCCACTTGGCTCTCATCTCATCTCATGATAGTTGTCGGTAGGATAAAGGATAATACAACGATACTCCCTTCACTATGAAGTATCCTGTCACAAATAATCGGGACACATCTCGGTGCTTTAAGGCTCCAGTTTTAGGAATATGGAGATAGTATTCCCTTTGTAATTACAAGAGTCTATTTTCGTGATTTGGAATTGTGATCTTTAAGCAATAAAGAAGCGATCTTAACCGATTGCGTGAACactgttatatatatgtatatattcttaaaTTAATGATGTATTGAGATACGATGATTGTTTATGGATGAAggagtaatttttatttttatttttattttggctctttgttttctTGATTGAGGCTCATTTTGTTTTCATGTACAATATGCTCTCCTGTTGATTCTATTTACAGTTCATTTTTACTTTCTCTGCATTTGACTTGTACCCTTATCTATGTCATTTGCATCACATTTTGGTCCAAGAGAAAAAATCTAATCGTTATAAGGTTCCCGTTTGGCACATCTGATAAAATCGATCGGACAGTAACTAGGATAAAGATAAGAAAAACGAATGAGATAAAATTATTTTGTTTTCTATTTGAATTCGACAGGATAATGAAATGAATAAATTTATTCACAAAGTAATTCACGCGTAAAGTTTCTCCACATCCCAAAGAATAGTAGTTATTTGGCAACTACTATTTTACATCTTAAAACTGAATAGACAAGCACGTTCACAACTTTTAGCTTGTTAGTCGATAAGAAACTAATTTAGTTAGTTGTCAAGCAAGAGAGAGCTCCATAAGTAGACTAATCCTTGGACCCAAACATGATTACTTTTGATTAAATTATACTATAGAACTTGGATTGCTCATCATTATTACTAGT from Rutidosis leptorrhynchoides isolate AG116_Rl617_1_P2 unplaced genomic scaffold, CSIRO_AGI_Rlap_v1 contig195, whole genome shotgun sequence harbors:
- the LOC139881784 gene encoding uncharacterized protein translates to MVTSSSVSGDNIIEITFGHQLYLHPTDSSLSIQVDELLTGVEIYGDWSRNVYSFVLTKHKIGFLNGTCRKEDFHSRNHDQWDCANALVLSWLFCSVHKDLARTIRYFTNASAACIIDLKIPDPASLAIIHAYFEDVNFYEFLMGLNDSYLAIRGQINLMNLPPLTECYNLLIQEEAQRGHSSQSTISTLTIDAMYYAASSSSSVPKKKFQSNCDHCGIRGHKRSECYKLHDFPKDFKFTKGKTQAHNAAQDSKIIVKPVSTSTADVFSPAPTFTPAQYAQIMRLLSTADPSAAMTNAAPFAASSHIADPSSQHTRPSTSNSGILSHRTWIIDSGTTNHMTYNVIGMHSVSSLSQLVHLPNGNHASITHTGNLSISTNLSLKNVLLIPSFKNNLLSVHKITKDSNCFVSFYPDFCLMQDISTGMV
- the LOC139881785 gene encoding probable lipid phosphate phosphatase beta, encoding MSSTTTTTTAAAAAATKPPSPLIYLDQRLSHSLHTLTKPFLPIPLLLLLEYSADFRLFFPISLALLLARTTSESAVDVHRQFLYPFIAGLLLDLPLVGLVKIIFRRSRPHYNHQSMKAVVHADSYSFPSGHASRVWFVATAVNFGAKVWESGFAIEPRTAEVVEFAFWVWAAVTALSRVLLGRHYLLDVISGACLGVAEAVVVFRFIRF